One Fontisphaera persica DNA window includes the following coding sequences:
- a CDS encoding ArsR/SmtB family transcription factor: MVALSDAALEIIASRFRILGEPTRLKLIHVLRERRRTVNELVTLTGKSQAHVSRQLKALAEAGILTRQREGVSVYYSIGDEAIIELCHHVCGSLAGEFQRRGLPVPGLSPKNKITASAEKRN; the protein is encoded by the coding sequence ATGGTTGCGCTGTCGGATGCCGCGTTGGAGATTATTGCCTCTCGTTTCCGGATACTCGGAGAACCCACGCGCCTGAAACTCATTCATGTACTCCGCGAGCGTCGGCGTACTGTCAATGAACTGGTCACCCTTACGGGCAAATCCCAGGCGCATGTCTCCCGGCAGCTCAAGGCCCTGGCCGAGGCCGGCATCCTGACCCGCCAACGTGAAGGGGTGAGTGTCTATTATTCAATTGGTGATGAGGCTATTATCGAATTGTGCCACCACGTCTGCGGCAGTCTGGCGGGAGAGTTTCAACGCCGGGGCCTGCCCGTGCCGGGGCTATCACCCAAGAATAAAATCACTGCCAGCGCTGAGAAAAGAAACTAA
- a CDS encoding YbjQ family protein, which produces MSNQTHPLTTTAFELPGYRVVRSLGVVRGIVVRSRSIVGNMAASLQTLIGGNISVYTTLCERARADAFQQMLAHAGELGANAVIGVRYDATEIGPGITEVLCYGTAVYVESLAPAPPPVTGTSGV; this is translated from the coding sequence ATGTCGAATCAAACACATCCGTTGACAACGACGGCCTTTGAGCTGCCGGGTTATCGCGTGGTGCGCTCGTTGGGCGTGGTGCGCGGGATTGTGGTGCGTTCGCGTTCCATCGTGGGCAACATGGCTGCCAGTTTGCAAACCTTGATTGGCGGCAACATTTCGGTGTACACCACCTTGTGCGAGCGGGCGCGCGCGGACGCGTTTCAGCAGATGCTGGCGCATGCCGGCGAGCTGGGGGCCAATGCCGTGATTGGGGTGCGTTATGATGCGACGGAAATTGGCCCCGGCATCACCGAGGTCTTGTGTTACGGCACAGCGGTTTATGTGGAAAGCCTCGCGCCGGCGCCTCCGCCGGTGACGGGAACATCAGGAGTTTAA
- a CDS encoding arylsulfatase, with product MQKSFLTAWFYWLAIGTTCWQLIASPALAATKAAPPPRPNIVIILSDDMGYSDIGCFGGEINTPHLDALAAQGLRFTQFYNSARCCPTRASLLTGLHPHQTGVGHMMEDRGHDGYRGRLNRRCVTIAEALKPAGYRNYAVGKWHLTPGNNAKELADTSDWPLQRGFDRFYGTIHGAGSYWDPSSLVRDNRLITAFNDPEYQPPVYYYTDAISDHAVRFVHEHTRQHPQQPFFLYVAYTAAHWPMQAKESDIARYRGRYDAGFAAIREARWARQKRLGVVDARWQPAPIVGDWEKVKDRTFEARCMEVYAAMVDCMDQGIGRLLQALRDTGQWDHTLLFYLQDNGAWAENIGRGTNVTPSTTQPMYPPMTVDALQHGSIPRQTRDGWPVRQGYGVMPGGADTYVAYGREWANVSNTPFREYKHWTHEGGIATPLIVHWPTGIPASRRGRLEKQPGQLMDIMATCLDVAGVPYPSEYQGEKITPLEGVSLRPAFTGKTIRRQQPLVWEHESNRAIREGKWKLVAKENQPWELYDMEKDRTEMNNLAAQYPRRVQEMSAAWEAWAARANVLPLGTWRGKTATQTGTPAGSNKKRFELKPGDVLARAQAPAIAGQPFRITAQFEAKHGEEGVLLAQGGNTLGYALYLKEGQLHFTVRTQRGRVTTASVPAGPGSHSVVAILNSKGELSLTLDNLPPKTVQGQGLVTAMPVDGLEVGSDENGAVGHYTAPFRFTGKIPGVTLEILPP from the coding sequence ATGCAAAAGTCCTTCCTGACCGCCTGGTTTTATTGGTTGGCCATTGGAACAACATGCTGGCAATTAATTGCCAGCCCAGCCCTGGCAGCTACCAAGGCCGCGCCGCCGCCCAGGCCCAACATCGTCATCATCCTGTCCGATGACATGGGATATTCAGACATTGGCTGCTTTGGGGGGGAAATCAACACCCCCCATCTGGATGCCCTCGCCGCTCAAGGTTTGCGCTTCACGCAGTTTTACAACTCAGCGCGCTGCTGTCCCACCCGGGCTTCGTTATTAACCGGCCTGCACCCGCATCAAACCGGCGTGGGACACATGATGGAAGACCGCGGACATGATGGCTATCGCGGCCGGCTGAACCGCCGCTGTGTCACCATCGCAGAAGCGCTGAAACCGGCCGGCTATAGAAATTACGCGGTGGGCAAATGGCATTTAACGCCCGGGAACAATGCCAAAGAATTGGCAGACACCAGCGACTGGCCGCTGCAACGGGGATTTGACCGTTTTTACGGCACCATCCACGGCGCCGGCAGCTATTGGGACCCCAGCTCGCTGGTGCGGGACAACCGCCTCATCACCGCATTTAATGACCCCGAATACCAACCCCCGGTTTATTACTATACCGATGCCATCAGTGATCATGCCGTGCGTTTTGTGCATGAGCACACCCGCCAGCATCCGCAGCAACCCTTTTTCCTCTACGTGGCCTACACCGCCGCGCACTGGCCCATGCAGGCCAAGGAGTCCGACATCGCCCGGTACCGCGGCCGTTATGATGCCGGTTTTGCTGCCATTCGAGAAGCACGGTGGGCCAGGCAAAAACGCCTGGGGGTGGTGGACGCCCGCTGGCAGCCGGCGCCCATCGTGGGGGATTGGGAGAAGGTTAAAGACCGGACCTTCGAGGCGCGTTGCATGGAGGTTTATGCCGCCATGGTGGATTGCATGGACCAGGGTATTGGACGTCTGTTGCAGGCCCTGCGCGATACCGGCCAATGGGACCATACGCTTCTGTTCTACCTGCAGGACAACGGCGCCTGGGCCGAAAACATCGGGCGTGGCACCAATGTGACTCCCTCCACAACTCAGCCAATGTATCCGCCCATGACTGTGGATGCCCTACAACACGGCAGTATTCCCCGGCAAACCCGTGATGGCTGGCCCGTCCGCCAGGGCTATGGGGTGATGCCCGGTGGAGCGGATACCTATGTCGCTTATGGACGGGAGTGGGCCAACGTGAGCAACACCCCATTTCGCGAATACAAACACTGGACCCATGAAGGCGGCATTGCTACACCGCTGATTGTCCACTGGCCGACAGGCATCCCGGCTTCACGGCGGGGCCGGTTGGAAAAACAACCCGGACAATTGATGGACATCATGGCCACCTGCCTGGACGTGGCAGGTGTGCCCTACCCCTCCGAATACCAGGGAGAAAAAATTACCCCCTTGGAGGGCGTCAGCCTGCGGCCGGCTTTCACCGGCAAAACCATCCGCCGCCAGCAGCCGCTGGTTTGGGAACACGAAAGCAACCGCGCCATTCGGGAGGGCAAATGGAAGTTGGTGGCCAAGGAAAACCAACCTTGGGAATTGTACGACATGGAAAAGGACCGCACGGAGATGAACAATTTGGCTGCGCAATACCCACGCCGCGTCCAAGAAATGTCCGCCGCCTGGGAAGCATGGGCGGCACGGGCTAATGTGCTGCCCTTGGGGACTTGGAGAGGCAAAACGGCCACCCAAACCGGCACGCCTGCGGGCAGCAATAAAAAACGCTTTGAATTAAAACCAGGCGACGTCCTCGCTCGCGCTCAGGCTCCTGCCATAGCGGGTCAACCTTTCCGTATAACGGCTCAGTTTGAGGCCAAGCATGGTGAAGAAGGCGTCCTGCTCGCCCAGGGAGGCAACACCTTGGGGTACGCGCTGTACCTTAAAGAGGGTCAATTGCATTTCACCGTCCGCACCCAGCGCGGCCGTGTGACCACAGCGAGTGTGCCCGCCGGGCCAGGCAGCCATTCGGTAGTAGCCATTTTGAACAGCAAAGGCGAATTATCGCTGACATTGGACAACCTGCCCCCCAAAACCGTGCAGGGTCAGGGACTTGTCACCGCCATGCCTGTGGACGGTCTGGAGGTGGGCTCTGACGAAAACGGCGCCGTGGGCCATTACACCGCTCCTTTCCGCTTCACCGGTAAAATACCAGGCGTGACCTTGGAAATACTCCCGCCCTGA
- the larB gene encoding nickel pincer cofactor biosynthesis protein LarB — MTAKEAANLLDQFQAGRISREDVLRAFQRAPIADLGYAQVDTHRALRKGFPEVIYGASKTPAQVAGIAAKLATQESCLLITRITEAHYRAVKRKLPKAVWHETARCITYERKPLPKRPGLVAVLAAGTSDLPVAEEAAITASIMGNHVERYYDIGVAGLHRLLRPLPELQKAHVLVVVAGMEGALPSVVAGLVARPIIAVPTSVGYGANLGGLSALLGMLTSCGSGVTVVNIDNGFGAGYAASQINALAAGE; from the coding sequence GTGACGGCAAAAGAAGCAGCGAATTTGTTGGATCAATTTCAAGCGGGCCGCATCTCCCGCGAAGACGTGTTACGGGCGTTTCAACGGGCGCCCATTGCCGATCTGGGGTACGCGCAGGTGGATACCCACCGGGCCTTGCGCAAGGGTTTTCCCGAGGTCATCTATGGCGCAAGCAAAACGCCGGCGCAAGTGGCCGGCATCGCCGCCAAGCTGGCCACACAGGAATCCTGCCTGCTAATCACACGCATTACCGAAGCCCATTACCGCGCCGTAAAACGCAAGTTGCCGAAGGCGGTCTGGCACGAAACTGCGCGCTGCATCACCTATGAACGCAAGCCTTTGCCCAAGCGCCCAGGCCTGGTGGCTGTGCTTGCGGCGGGCACCAGCGATTTGCCGGTGGCCGAAGAAGCCGCCATTACCGCCAGCATCATGGGCAATCACGTGGAGCGTTATTACGACATTGGCGTGGCGGGATTGCATCGTCTGCTGCGGCCGCTGCCGGAGCTGCAAAAAGCGCATGTCTTGGTGGTGGTAGCTGGCATGGAAGGCGCGTTGCCCAGCGTCGTGGCGGGGTTGGTCGCGCGGCCCATCATTGCCGTGCCCACCAGTGTGGGCTATGGCGCCAACCTGGGCGGCTTGAGCGCGCTGCTGGGCATGCTCACCAGTTGCGGCAGCGGGGTGACGGTGGTCAACATTGACAACGGTTTTGGCGCCGGTTACGCCGCCAGTCAAATCAACGCGCTGGCAGCCGGGGAATAA
- a CDS encoding ZIP family metal transporter produces MDDVAWPPGVLLVIYCALILLSSLVGGAVPLWIRLTHTRMQLATSFVAGLMLGVGVLHLLPHASFQMGSLDRVMQWMLAGFLVMFFVQRFLHFHHHDVPDEDPEACGSALAEGKPLSLNLSAAPAVPPSACQHHDHHPHQHTLADKSARQLSWGGAALGLTIHTVINGMALAASVRAESNGHFHGGLAGLATFLVIFLHKPFDALTITTLMTAGGWSRAARHFVNVLFALMIPVGVGLFYLGASQVAESHPEYVGAALAFSAGTFLCIAASDLLPELQFHSHDRIKLSLAMLAGLGLAFLIGAFEAGGHDHGHGHDHEHEQDQPAAVQPK; encoded by the coding sequence ATGGATGACGTTGCTTGGCCGCCGGGAGTGTTGCTGGTTATTTATTGCGCGCTGATTCTGCTCAGCTCATTGGTGGGCGGGGCGGTGCCGCTGTGGATTCGCCTGACCCACACCCGCATGCAGTTGGCCACCAGCTTCGTGGCCGGCCTGATGTTGGGAGTGGGCGTGCTGCATCTGCTCCCCCACGCCTCGTTTCAGATGGGCTCCCTGGATAGGGTCATGCAATGGATGCTGGCCGGTTTTCTGGTCATGTTTTTTGTTCAACGCTTCCTGCATTTTCATCATCATGACGTGCCCGACGAAGACCCCGAGGCCTGCGGCAGTGCCCTGGCGGAGGGTAAACCCTTATCGCTGAATTTATCAGCGGCTCCCGCAGTGCCACCATCCGCCTGCCAACACCACGATCACCATCCGCACCAACATACCTTGGCTGATAAATCTGCCCGCCAGCTTTCCTGGGGTGGCGCTGCCTTGGGGCTGACCATTCACACCGTCATCAATGGCATGGCGCTGGCGGCCAGCGTCCGCGCCGAAAGCAATGGCCATTTTCATGGCGGCCTCGCGGGACTGGCCACTTTTCTGGTGATTTTTTTGCACAAACCATTTGATGCCCTGACCATCACCACTTTGATGACAGCGGGCGGGTGGTCCCGCGCTGCCCGCCATTTTGTGAACGTCCTGTTTGCGTTGATGATCCCAGTGGGGGTGGGGCTGTTCTATCTGGGGGCAAGCCAGGTGGCCGAGAGCCATCCCGAATACGTTGGGGCCGCGCTGGCCTTTTCTGCCGGCACGTTTTTGTGCATCGCCGCCAGTGACCTGTTGCCCGAGCTGCAATTTCATTCCCATGATCGCATCAAACTTTCCCTGGCCATGCTGGCGGGATTGGGACTGGCTTTTCTGATTGGGGCTTTCGAGGCCGGTGGCCATGATCATGGTCACGGGCATGACCATGAGCATGAGCAAGACCAGCCCGCGGCCGTGCAGCCAAAGTGA